One stretch of Penaeus vannamei isolate JL-2024 chromosome 7, ASM4276789v1, whole genome shotgun sequence DNA includes these proteins:
- the LOC113816026 gene encoding uncharacterized protein isoform X4, with product MLRTTSSTVTKDEKRKVERLISAPVNSVKVAPNLRVSTPPGSTRITYSNERSNERKIDLSKISRDRPTPGNTLSQKKDPMRQMDLRSRDLEDSPQPSPGSHLAQGAKSRKGDFGGESSLLKPIPSYTAASRESSSLTPSGKGGGISSTPSSAGATLNTSLGKASTSSRVWLGKPIVRSGLRARAGLEPRQMERPTQHHNFLADVADVRQIEQGLLQLMEDFQAGNLRAFGKDSRLRQMEAIREQQERLARLHFEVGAEQDLYPPLSEEGLRTSHDNMRTLMEKLAQLSESIERLHTNTSSDRKTSSSERKAGVHQMGGGQMNSRTNEHANHTNFHSGGTAAHQTYENQHRPNNPTGTPSRNSGGNPMPHSFSTNVTNSSIHQSSPGNPRPLSGQHRSRNTPVHHTGLVKNGTVLESS from the exons GTGTCGACGCCACCGGGGTCAACCAGGATAACCTATTCCAATGAGCGTTCTAATGAGAGGAAAATTGACCTGAGCAAGATTAGTCGGGATCGGCCTACCCCGGGAAACACCCTGAGCCAAAAGAAAG ATCCCATGCGCCAGATGGACCTCAGGAGTCGGGACCTGGAGGATAGCCCACAGCCCTCTCCAGGTTCTCATCTAGCCCAGGGCGCAAAGAGTAGAAAGGGAGACTTTGGTGGCGAGTCCAGTCTTCTAAAGCCCATCCCTAGTTATACCGCAGCCAGCCGAGAGAGCTCAAGCCTCACCCCATCAGGCAAAGGTGGGGGGATCAGCAGCACCCCAAGTAGTGCTGGGGCCACACTCAACACCTCACTAGGTAAGGCAAGCACAAGCTCCAGAGTGTGGCTGGGTAAACCCATAGTCCGGTCAGGGCTCAGGGCAAGAGCAGGCTTAGAGCCCCGGCAAATGGAAAGGCCTACACAGCATCACAACTTCCTCGCAGATGTGGCTGATGTGCGGCAGATCGAGCAAGGACTACTGCAGCTTATGGAAGATTTCCAAGCAGGAAATCTAAGAGCATTTG GCAAAGATTCCCGCCTGCGCCAGATGGAAGCCATTAGAGAGCAGCAAGAGCGATTGGCACGACTACATTTTGAAGTTGGTGCTGAACAG GATCTCTACCCACCATTATCTGAGGAAGGGCTCAGAACATCGCATGACAATATGCGTACGTTGATGGAGAAGCTCGCCCAGCTGTCAGAGTCCATTGAGAGACTTCACACCAACACAAGTAGTGATAGAAAAACCAGTAGCAGCGAGCGCAAAGCAGGGGTCCACCAAATGGGTGGAGGCCAGATGAATAGCCGTACTAATGAGCATGCAAACCACACCAACTTTCATTCTGGAGGAACAGCAGCTCATCAGACATATGAGAATCAGCATAGACCCAACAATCCCACAGGTACTCCCAGCCGTAACTCTGGTGGGAATCCCATGCCACACAGCTTTAGCACGAATGTCACCAACTCTTCAATCCACCAATCAAGTCCGGGAAATCCGCGACCCTTGTCAGGGCAACATCGCAGTAGAAACACACCTGTACATCACACAGGGCTTGTTAAAAATGGAACGGTGCTAGAGTCATCATGA
- the LOC138862248 gene encoding uncharacterized protein gives MRTESDLLALLDELSFIIWDVVGLCEVRRLGEEQMILNDGHVLFWRGKPHGSNQELGGLGLSQLPRPKPLYKNIVAFYSVSERVTSITIKLNNRYNLKIVKVYAPTCGHSATTEWSDAELHLRRERNKLTRKPQSNLDNLKTRATEFSLNIQNRYSFLRDRYLNTDHINKQVSDIINKGSCTRSRRQERQAKLQQLSLETKRRDMKVTSNGDKMELVELTKIVNKKKSGDVRKFNIEIIIEAVISVTYKLFTKVITARISDSVDSNKPREQAGFRSGFSTADHIHTLTQLREK, from the exons atgagaactgaatccgacttactagcattACTTGATGAACTCTCTTTCATTATATGGGATGTTGTAGGACTctgtgaagttagaagactaggcgaagaacaGATGATActaaatgatggacacgtgctctTTTGGAGAGGAAAACCCCATGGTAGCAaccaggaattaggg GGCTTAGGGCTCTCTCAATTACCTCGCCCTAAGCCTCTCTACAAGAACATCGTGGcattctatagtgtaagcgaaagagtgacttcaataacaataaaactaaacaataggtacaacttgaAGATTGTTAAAGTGTATGCTCCAACCTGCGGTCACAGTG CGACCACGGAATGGTCAGATGCGGAattacacctcagaagggaaaggaacaaactcacACGAAAACCGCAGTCAAATTTAGATAACTTGAAGACCAGAGCGACAGAATTTAGCCtcaacatccaaaacagatattcatttCTCCGCGACAGGTATCTCAACACTGACCATATTAACAAACAGGTCAGTGacataataaataaaggaagctgcactcgaagtaggcggcaagaacgacaagcaaaaCTCCAGCAACTCTCGCTGGAAACTAAACGAAGGGACATGAAAGTAACGTCAAACGGGGACAAGAtggaattagttgaactaacaaagattgtaaataaaaagaagagtggAGATGTAAGGAAATtcaatattgaaataataattgaggcagtgatttcag ttacttacaaactgttcacaaaagtcattacagctcgcatctccgaCAGTGTGGATTCTAAcaagcctagagaacaggcaggcttccgcagcggattctcaacagcagatcacatccacacgctcacccaactaagagaaaaataa
- the LOC113816022 gene encoding zinc transporter ZIP1: MWNIMTIKGIILVVMFVMTFVCSMIPVIFVKRIQHTHDSGQRSKYQTWLSLMSCSAGGVFMGTCIMDLFPDVQQQIEVLLDQSSVTSSFPVAEFIVLFGFLLVLTMEQIVLDYKETSLLRRPAEAEALLGEPNERRRNLQQQHSLSGITDQPDLTASIRSETGSLTGSVRGYGTAADSCDPQDGHGHSHLFDHSIHQDIASHSSLRSLLLLFALSLHSIFEGMAVGLQDTIDDVVALFLVVIFHKGIIAFSLGLNMVQSKLSVAQMLLGIMFFCVTAPFGLGVGMGIMELQTFTTTILSGTLQGIACGTFLYVTFFEVLPHEMNNGENRLLKLLFIILGFSAVCGVLYLDPDTQRPRCYQEPDPIPQS, from the exons ATGTGGAATATTATGACAATAAAGGGCATCATCCTAGTGGTGATGTTCGTGATGACCTTCGTGTGTTCCATGATTCCTGTTATTTTTGTCAAGCGTATCCAACACACACACGACTCTGGACAGCGGTCGAA GTACCAGACCTGGCTCAGTCTCATGTCGTGTTCAGCTGGCGGAGTGTTCATGGGCACCTGCATCATGGACCTGTTCCCCGATGTACAGCAGCAAATTGAAGTTTTACTGGACCAAAGCTCAGTGACAAGTTCATTCCCAGTAGCAGAGTTCATTGTCCTCTTTGGATTCCTGCTGGTGTTAACGATGGAGCAGATTGTTTTAGATTACAAGGAAACAAGTTTACTCAGAAG GCCAGCTGAAGCCGAGGCCTTGCTTGGGGAACCCAACGAACGGAGACGAAACTTGCAGCAGCAGCACAGCCTAAGTGGCATCACAGACCAGCCTGACCTTACAGCATCAATACG GAGTGAAACGGGTTCCCTGACCGGATCAGTGCGTGGGTATGGGACAGCAGCAGATAGTTGCGACCCCCAAGATGGCCATGGTCATAGTCACCTATTTGACCACTCCATTCACCAAGACATTGCCTCACACTCTTCTCTGCGTTCTCTGCTTCTTTTGTTTGCTTTGTCCCTCCACTCC ATATTTGAGGGCATGGCAGTTGGTCTTCAGGACACAATAGACGATGTTGTGGCCCTGTTCTTGGTAGTAATCTTTCACAAAGGAATCATTGCCTTTTCTCTTGGCCTTAACATGGTACAATCCAAGCTGTCTGTGGCTCAG ATGCTTTTAGGAATCATGTTCTTCTGCGTGACTGCACCCTTTGGACTTGGTGTCGGGATGGGTATTATGGAGCTCCAGACTTTCACGACTACTATTCTGTCAGGAACTCTGCAGGGCATTGCGTGTGGGACTTTCTTGTATGTGACGTTCTTTGAG GTTCTTCCTCATGAAATGAACAACGGCGAAAACAGATTGCTTAAGCTTTTGTTCATCATCCTCGGTTTCTCAGCAGTCTGTGGTGTCCTGTATTTGGATCCTGACACCCAGCGTCCTCGATGCTATCAGGAGCCAGACCCCATACCACAGTCATGA